One part of the Bacteroidota bacterium genome encodes these proteins:
- a CDS encoding TolC family protein, with amino-acid sequence MKNKKGHIEKTVLLVMFICGTTVHAQESLLLKDAITIALEKNYDVQVAKLTTRQAEINNSAGEAGMLPAVTVDGNYNKTDLNLKQKLADGRVIERDGAASTLYNASAGLNWILFDGLTMFARKERLGSFAEESRLTMKLQMEGAIQQVITAYFAVTVEQENLKTLEALLKVDSIRVLLAEARLEAGNGSKPAVLQAKLEQNLHLAQQLERKSALQTQMENLNLLLGRDPSTLFTATDSISVGSITLDESSRNNDLRLRLAEQQKRTAFQWIKENKGARWPVLTLNADYSFNKTENEAGFLLENQNYGPGIGLNFRWNIFNGFRTDRLIRNAQLTLQIAETRQLEALSLRQQAEKKLMREYNDRISMIALEEQSSALAAENLNIVLERLRSGLSTSLEIQEAQRSYQDAVGRLLSAKYNAKIAETEILRLKGELLK; translated from the coding sequence ATGAAGAACAAAAAAGGACATATCGAAAAAACAGTATTGCTAGTCATGTTCATTTGCGGCACCACTGTTCACGCTCAGGAATCACTGCTACTGAAAGATGCCATAACCATAGCATTGGAGAAAAATTATGATGTTCAGGTAGCGAAGTTGACCACCCGGCAAGCGGAGATAAATAATTCGGCGGGCGAAGCGGGCATGCTTCCGGCGGTGACTGTGGATGGTAATTACAACAAGACGGACCTTAATTTAAAACAGAAACTTGCAGATGGAAGGGTGATTGAGCGTGACGGGGCTGCGTCAACGTTATACAATGCAAGTGCGGGACTGAACTGGATATTATTTGATGGATTGACCATGTTCGCGAGGAAGGAACGACTCGGCAGCTTTGCTGAAGAATCCAGGCTCACCATGAAATTGCAAATGGAAGGGGCTATTCAGCAGGTGATCACCGCCTATTTTGCAGTAACAGTGGAACAGGAAAATTTGAAAACCTTAGAGGCCCTGTTGAAAGTAGACAGCATTCGCGTACTTCTGGCTGAAGCCCGTCTGGAAGCAGGCAATGGATCGAAACCGGCTGTATTGCAAGCCAAATTGGAGCAGAATCTCCACCTGGCACAACAGCTAGAGAGAAAATCTGCTTTGCAAACGCAAATGGAAAATCTTAACCTCCTCCTTGGAAGAGATCCCTCCACCCTCTTCACTGCAACAGATAGCATTAGTGTTGGATCCATTACTTTAGATGAAAGTTCCCGCAACAATGATCTTCGGCTTCGACTTGCAGAACAGCAGAAACGAACCGCCTTTCAATGGATCAAGGAAAACAAAGGAGCACGATGGCCTGTATTGACTTTAAATGCAGATTATAGTTTCAATAAAACGGAAAATGAAGCAGGCTTTCTATTGGAAAATCAAAATTATGGTCCCGGAATAGGATTAAACTTTCGTTGGAATATCTTCAATGGTTTTAGAACAGATCGACTCATCAGGAATGCACAGCTAACCCTTCAGATTGCCGAAACCAGACAACTGGAAGCATTAAGTCTTCGCCAGCAAGCTGAGAAAAAATTAATGCGGGAATACAATGACCGGATAAGCATGATTGCATTGGAAGAACAAAGCAGTGCCCTGGCCGCTGAAAATCTTAACATTGTCTTGGAACGATTACGCTCAGGACTAAGCACCTCCCTCGAAATTCAGGAAGCACAGCGCAGTTATCAGGATGCGGTTGGCAGACTTCTGTCAGCAAAATATAATGCAAAAATAGCAGAGACGGAGATTTTACGATTAAAAGGTGAATTGTTAAAATAA
- a CDS encoding biotin/lipoyl-binding protein produces the protein MKAIINGAAEWQIENKGAQLVINGEIQQFDLNHVQSGSYHLILNGVSYEMEVLESDTANKEFLIKVNGKKVAVNLRTKYDELLKELGMDSSAALRVGDLKAPMPGLVVNIPVEEGQSILKGDTLLVLEAMKMENSLKASADATVKKIVVKKGQAVEKMKC, from the coding sequence ATGAAAGCAATCATTAACGGTGCCGCGGAATGGCAAATTGAAAACAAGGGGGCGCAACTAGTTATAAATGGTGAAATCCAGCAATTTGATTTGAATCATGTTCAATCCGGATCTTATCACCTTATACTGAACGGCGTTTCATATGAAATGGAAGTATTGGAAAGTGATACGGCCAATAAAGAATTTCTCATTAAAGTTAATGGGAAAAAAGTTGCAGTTAATCTCCGAACAAAATACGATGAATTGCTAAAAGAGTTAGGGATGGATAGTTCAGCTGCTCTACGCGTCGGCGATCTCAAAGCACCCATGCCCGGACTTGTGGTGAATATTCCTGTGGAAGAAGGACAAAGCATTCTTAAAGGCGATACTCTTCTTGTTCTCGAAGCAATGAAAATGGAAAATTCCCTGAAGGCAAGCGCAGACGCAACAGTAAAAAAGATTGTAGTAAAAAAGGGACAAGCGGTAGAAAAAATGAAGTGCTGA
- a CDS encoding OmpA family protein has protein sequence MLRIVSVFILVAIMASGCVSRKKYNNQVDQYTKLKADFDTTESNLQRCLAEKNKQIGDLQKLEKELADAKANSTTMLKQLSDMSVISASQAESIRKSLENINSKDTYIKDLQTAMARKDSLNMALVLNLKGELKDVNDEDVNIKVEGSAVFISISDKMLFRSGSYDIMPKAKEVLGKVATVIKGQPDVQFMVEGHTDNKSISTAAIKDNWDLSVLRATAVVRVLQKTYGVDPTRIIAAGRSEYISVAPNTSTDGRAKNRRTRIVILPQLDQFFKLMEPKQ, from the coding sequence ATGTTACGAATAGTATCAGTATTTATCCTCGTTGCCATTATGGCGTCCGGATGTGTAAGTCGTAAGAAATACAACAATCAAGTAGATCAATATACTAAATTGAAAGCAGATTTCGATACGACCGAGTCAAATTTACAGCGCTGTTTAGCGGAAAAAAACAAACAGATTGGTGATTTGCAGAAATTGGAGAAGGAATTGGCGGATGCAAAAGCAAATAGCACCACCATGTTGAAACAATTGAGCGATATGTCAGTGATCAGCGCATCACAGGCGGAGAGTATCCGTAAGTCACTGGAAAATATCAATTCAAAAGACACATACATCAAGGATTTACAAACAGCGATGGCAAGAAAGGATTCTTTGAATATGGCTTTAGTTTTGAATCTGAAAGGAGAACTTAAAGATGTTAATGATGAAGATGTAAACATTAAAGTAGAAGGAAGCGCGGTATTTATAAGCATTTCCGATAAAATGCTCTTCCGTAGTGGTAGCTATGATATTATGCCGAAAGCAAAAGAAGTACTTGGAAAGGTAGCTACTGTTATCAAAGGTCAGCCGGATGTTCAGTTTATGGTGGAAGGTCATACAGATAATAAATCCATCTCTACCGCCGCTATTAAAGATAACTGGGATCTCAGCGTTTTAAGAGCCACCGCTGTAGTGCGTGTGTTGCAGAAGACTTATGGTGTTGATCCTACCCGTATCATTGCTGCAGGTAGAAGCGAATACATCTCCGTTGCACCGAATACAAGTACCGATGGCCGTGCGAAAAATCGTAGAACGCGTATCGTTATTCTTCCTCAACTGGATCAGTTCTTTAAGCTGATGGAACCGAAGCAATAA
- a CDS encoding NAD(P)-dependent alcohol dehydrogenase, with translation MKAVVYKKYGPPEVAQLAEVEKPVAKANEILVKVYASTVNRTDAGFRSAEYFISRFWSGLLRPKYPILGCEFAGSIEEIGRDVSAFKKGDRVFGFNDKSFGGHGEYLTIAENDAIAHIPANLPFDEAAPITEGAHYALCSIKASKIKSGQQAMVYGATGAIGSAAVQLLKYFNVNVTAVCNTKNVALVASLGADVVIDYQTRDFTMTNKKFDFIFDAVGKSSFGQCKPLLTEKGVYISTELGKNGENVFLALTTPFMGGKRVLFPLPSMNKEIICLLKDLVEKGIYKPVIDRKYTLEQITEAYKYVESGQKTGNVVLIVTN, from the coding sequence TTGAAAGCGGTAGTTTATAAAAAATATGGACCACCGGAAGTTGCTCAACTGGCCGAAGTAGAAAAGCCTGTGGCAAAGGCCAATGAAATATTAGTGAAAGTTTATGCAAGTACCGTCAATCGCACAGATGCAGGCTTCCGCAGTGCCGAATATTTCATTTCGCGTTTTTGGAGCGGACTATTACGACCAAAATATCCAATATTAGGATGTGAATTTGCCGGAAGTATCGAAGAAATTGGACGGGATGTTAGTGCCTTCAAGAAAGGAGACAGGGTATTCGGGTTTAATGACAAATCATTTGGTGGTCATGGCGAATACTTGACTATTGCAGAAAATGATGCGATTGCTCATATACCTGCCAACCTACCGTTTGATGAAGCTGCACCAATAACCGAAGGTGCCCACTATGCTCTCTGCAGTATAAAAGCATCAAAAATAAAAAGCGGACAACAGGCGATGGTTTACGGGGCAACAGGCGCTATAGGCTCAGCTGCTGTACAACTATTAAAGTATTTTAACGTGAATGTAACAGCAGTTTGCAATACAAAAAATGTAGCATTGGTAGCTTCGCTGGGAGCAGATGTTGTCATCGATTATCAAACCCGGGATTTTACTATGACAAACAAAAAATTTGATTTCATTTTTGACGCGGTGGGCAAGAGTTCATTTGGACAATGTAAGCCTTTGTTAACCGAAAAAGGCGTTTACATATCAACAGAGCTGGGGAAAAACGGAGAAAATGTTTTTCTTGCCCTCACCACACCTTTCATGGGAGGGAAAAGAGTTCTGTTCCCGTTGCCCTCTATGAACAAAGAAATCATTTGTTTACTAAAAGATCTGGTTGAAAAAGGAATTTACAAACCTGTCATTGACCGAAAATATACATTAGAACAAATTACAGAAGCGTATAAATATGTAGAAAGTGGACAAAAAACCGGAAACGTAGTTTTAATTGTTACCAATTGA
- a CDS encoding twin-arginine translocation signal domain-containing protein, producing MDNNFTRRDFIKISAAATAGAVTLGSGLMATPHGDPNFSLPLIPYDYKALEPHIDALTMEIHHSRHHKTYVDNLNKLCSDLHIHDPSLDNIVKNISKFPAGVRNNGGGHWNHSFFWTVMKPNGGGVPTGRIADAINASFGDFDKFKELFNEAAKSRFGSGWAWLVKTPDGKLAIGSTANQDNPLMDISDFKGSPILGLDVWEHAYYLKYQNKRVDYVNAWWNVVNWNVVAGRM from the coding sequence ATGGACAACAACTTCACCCGTCGGGATTTCATCAAGATTAGCGCTGCTGCAACTGCAGGAGCTGTCACTTTAGGATCAGGACTAATGGCCACTCCTCATGGTGACCCTAATTTTTCATTGCCATTAATTCCTTATGATTATAAAGCCCTCGAACCCCATATTGATGCATTAACCATGGAGATCCATCATTCCAGGCATCATAAAACATATGTTGACAACCTCAACAAACTATGCAGTGACCTGCATATTCATGATCCTTCATTGGATAATATTGTAAAAAATATTTCAAAATTCCCGGCCGGTGTGCGTAATAACGGAGGAGGACACTGGAATCATTCCTTTTTTTGGACAGTGATGAAACCTAACGGCGGAGGAGTACCAACAGGAAGAATTGCTGACGCAATAAATGCCTCATTCGGAGACTTCGATAAATTCAAGGAGTTATTCAATGAGGCTGCAAAAAGCAGATTTGGTTCCGGATGGGCATGGCTGGTAAAAACCCCTGATGGCAAATTGGCCATCGGTTCAACTGCGAATCAGGATAATCCACTCATGGACATTTCTGATTTTAAGGGATCGCCTATTCTTGGACTTGATGTTTGGGAACATGCCTACTATTTAAAATATCAAAACAAACGTGTGGATTACGTTAACGCCTGGTGGAACGTAGTGAATTGGAATGTAGTGGCGGGAAGAATGTAG
- a CDS encoding efflux RND transporter periplasmic adaptor subunit, producing MRAKTFIIILLVIGALFLIKKFLLPSEQTPAGGGQGRGAPVAVDVKIITPVIFDEVVQSTGTILANEEVTLKAEVAGRITKLLIKEGGKVNRGDLLVKINDAELRAQLSKVASGLKLAEQRLERNKKLLTIEGISREEYDVLQTEVESLKAEKDVILAQIDKTEIRAPFNGVLGLKQISEGAYVTSLQDIITLQQLDPLKLEFSIPENYLGRVKTGDTVTYSLSGQTTSYIGTVYAIEPVVNAGSRSINIRAYCSNSSTQVLPGAFARIKLRLSSSNSLLVPTQAIVPVLKGKQLFIVRSGKADTVSVSTGVRNDTAIQILSGLTAGDTVIITGLLQLRPGSEIKLRNKSTL from the coding sequence ATGCGTGCCAAAACTTTTATCATCATCCTACTCGTGATCGGGGCTTTGTTCCTTATTAAGAAGTTTTTGCTTCCATCTGAACAAACACCGGCCGGTGGTGGTCAGGGAAGAGGTGCGCCGGTGGCGGTGGATGTGAAGATCATTACACCAGTGATTTTCGATGAAGTGGTGCAAAGTACCGGAACAATTCTTGCCAATGAAGAAGTGACTTTGAAAGCAGAAGTAGCAGGTCGGATTACCAAATTGCTTATCAAAGAAGGTGGAAAAGTAAACAGAGGAGATTTACTGGTTAAAATTAACGATGCTGAACTTCGTGCTCAACTTTCAAAAGTAGCCTCCGGTTTAAAACTGGCGGAGCAACGATTAGAACGCAATAAGAAACTATTGACGATTGAAGGAATCAGTCGTGAAGAATACGATGTTCTGCAAACAGAAGTGGAATCGCTTAAAGCGGAGAAAGATGTGATCCTTGCTCAAATTGATAAAACAGAAATACGCGCTCCCTTCAATGGTGTGCTTGGATTAAAACAAATTAGCGAAGGAGCCTATGTCACCAGCCTACAGGATATTATTACTTTACAACAATTAGATCCGCTTAAACTGGAATTCAGCATTCCTGAAAATTATTTAGGCAGAGTGAAAACAGGAGATACCGTAACATACAGCCTTAGCGGACAAACCACCTCCTACATCGGAACAGTTTATGCCATTGAACCTGTTGTGAATGCCGGAAGCAGAAGTATAAACATCCGTGCCTATTGCTCCAACTCCTCTACTCAAGTGCTGCCTGGAGCCTTTGCACGCATAAAACTCCGGCTTTCTTCTTCGAATTCCCTGTTGGTACCCACACAAGCTATCGTACCTGTACTTAAGGGTAAGCAACTCTTTATCGTAAGATCGGGTAAAGCCGATACCGTTAGCGTAAGTACAGGAGTCAGGAATGATACAGCCATTCAGATTCTTAGCGGGCTCACTGCGGGGGATACCGTTATTATCACAGGACTTCTTCAGCTTCGTCCGGGAAGCGAAATTAAATTGAGAAATAAGAGTACGCTTTAG
- a CDS encoding efflux RND transporter permease subunit: MNLPSLSINRPVLAIVMSLLIILFGGIGFNFLGVREYPSIDPPVITVRTGYAGANADVVESQITEPLEKAINGIAGIRTISSASNLGNSVITVEFDLEVGLEAAANDVRDKVSQAVRNLPQDIDALPTVTKSDANSDAIISLTVQSDTRNVLELSDFAENVIAERLQTIPGVSTIQIWGQKRYAMRLWLDPARLASFRLTPLDVRNALEKENVDLPGGKVVGNSSELTVKTIGRLTSEDEFNDLIIKSEGNNIIRLKDVGYATLGPENEETILKNNGIPMIACAIVPQPGSNYIEIADEFYKRLEQIKKDIPSDLKVGIALDNTRFVRNSVKEVEETLLIAILLVVLIIFLFFRDWLIALRPLIDIPVSLIGAFFIMYLFGFSINVLTLLAIVLATGLVVDDGIVVTENIFKKVEKGMSPVEAAHKGSAEIFFVVISTSITLAAVFLPVIFMEGFVGRLFREFGIVLSGAVLISAFVSLTLTPMLNARLIRKNQKHSRFYEMTEPFFRKLDDNYRNSLEQFMKKRYRAWVILGLVTGMIFLFGGMLKKELAPLEDRNWFRLLVTAPEGASFEYTDKFMNSVADMIMDSVPERRICLTVTAPGFAGSGAVNTGFGRIVLTTPDERKRSQQEIVDQVSAFTRSFPAARTFVVQEQTLSAGGGPRGSLPVQFVIQNSDFEKLKAVIPVFMKEINSNPVFQGSDVNLKFNKPELQVSIDREKARMLGVSMLDVAQTLQLAFSGQRFAYFQRQGKQYQVIGQFDRANRDEPTDLRMIYLRNDKGELVQLDNVVKLEEQSSPPQLYHYNRFKAATLSAGLAPGSTIGDGVEAMNRIAEKVLDESFSTELTGASRDYAESSSNALYAFMLALVIIYLILAAQFESFIDPFIIMLTVPLALGGAVFSLWYFNLTLNIFSQIGMIMLIGLVTKNGIMIVEFANKIRESGKSKMEAILEASALRLRPILMTSLATMLGALPIALALGAGARSRIPLGVVIIGGLLFALILTLYVIPVIYTYLSRKKMCQIARNYIL; this comes from the coding sequence ATGAACCTGCCTTCACTTAGTATTAACCGTCCCGTGCTTGCGATAGTGATGTCGCTGTTGATTATTCTATTTGGCGGGATTGGATTTAACTTCCTTGGCGTCCGCGAATATCCGTCTATTGATCCACCTGTTATCACCGTACGTACCGGTTATGCCGGCGCCAATGCGGATGTGGTGGAGTCGCAGATAACAGAGCCGCTGGAGAAAGCCATCAATGGGATTGCAGGTATTCGTACCATCTCGTCTGCCAGTAATCTCGGGAACAGTGTAATCACTGTAGAATTTGATCTGGAAGTCGGTCTCGAAGCTGCCGCCAATGACGTGCGCGATAAAGTGTCACAAGCCGTTCGCAACCTCCCACAGGATATTGACGCATTGCCGACCGTAACGAAGAGCGACGCCAATTCCGATGCGATCATCTCCCTTACAGTTCAGAGCGATACCAGAAATGTGCTAGAATTAAGTGATTTTGCAGAGAATGTGATCGCAGAACGCTTGCAGACTATACCCGGCGTAAGCACCATCCAGATTTGGGGACAGAAGAGATATGCCATGCGCTTATGGCTGGATCCTGCTCGCCTTGCTTCTTTTCGTCTAACGCCTCTGGATGTACGAAATGCATTGGAAAAAGAGAATGTAGATCTTCCGGGTGGTAAAGTGGTTGGAAACAGCTCCGAGCTTACTGTGAAAACCATTGGTCGACTCACTTCTGAAGACGAATTCAATGACCTGATTATTAAAAGCGAAGGGAATAACATTATCCGGCTCAAGGATGTAGGGTATGCTACTTTGGGACCCGAAAACGAGGAAACTATTTTGAAGAACAATGGTATTCCCATGATAGCCTGCGCCATTGTACCTCAACCTGGATCAAATTACATTGAAATAGCCGATGAATTTTACAAAAGGCTGGAACAAATCAAAAAAGATATTCCTTCCGATTTAAAAGTGGGAATTGCGCTTGATAATACCCGCTTTGTCAGAAATTCTGTAAAGGAAGTAGAAGAAACATTGCTCATCGCCATTTTACTTGTTGTGTTAATTATTTTCCTGTTCTTCCGCGATTGGCTCATCGCCCTGCGCCCGCTGATTGATATTCCCGTATCCTTGATTGGTGCTTTCTTCATCATGTACCTTTTCGGTTTTTCCATCAATGTACTCACCCTCCTGGCAATTGTTCTCGCTACAGGATTAGTAGTTGATGATGGTATAGTAGTTACAGAAAACATTTTCAAAAAAGTGGAAAAAGGAATGAGTCCCGTGGAAGCCGCTCATAAAGGGTCGGCTGAAATATTCTTCGTGGTCATCTCCACCTCTATTACATTAGCCGCCGTATTTCTTCCTGTGATTTTCATGGAAGGGTTTGTGGGAAGGCTGTTCCGTGAATTCGGGATTGTTCTCTCCGGCGCAGTGTTGATTTCGGCTTTTGTAAGTCTCACGTTGACGCCTATGCTCAATGCGCGTCTCATTCGTAAAAACCAGAAACATAGTCGTTTTTATGAAATGACGGAACCCTTTTTCCGTAAATTGGATGACAACTACCGGAATTCTTTAGAACAATTCATGAAGAAACGGTATAGGGCTTGGGTAATATTGGGCCTGGTGACCGGAATGATATTTCTTTTCGGCGGGATGTTAAAGAAAGAGCTGGCCCCGCTGGAAGACAGGAATTGGTTTAGATTGCTCGTAACGGCTCCTGAAGGTGCCTCTTTCGAGTACACCGACAAATTCATGAATTCCGTTGCGGATATGATCATGGATTCTGTTCCGGAAAGACGTATATGCCTTACCGTTACTGCACCGGGATTTGCCGGCTCAGGTGCTGTGAATACGGGATTTGGTCGTATCGTACTCACTACTCCGGATGAACGAAAGCGAAGTCAGCAGGAGATAGTAGATCAGGTCAGTGCTTTCACGCGGTCTTTTCCCGCAGCACGAACATTCGTTGTTCAGGAGCAGACATTATCAGCAGGAGGTGGTCCGAGAGGTAGCCTTCCCGTTCAGTTCGTCATCCAAAATTCTGATTTTGAAAAACTGAAAGCGGTGATTCCGGTGTTCATGAAAGAAATAAATAGCAATCCCGTATTTCAGGGCAGTGATGTCAACCTGAAATTTAACAAACCGGAATTGCAGGTGAGTATCGATCGGGAGAAGGCACGCATGCTGGGGGTATCCATGCTGGATGTTGCGCAAACATTACAACTTGCGTTCAGCGGACAGCGCTTCGCCTATTTTCAACGACAGGGAAAACAATACCAGGTGATCGGACAATTTGACCGCGCCAACAGGGATGAGCCTACTGATCTACGTATGATTTATCTCCGCAACGACAAAGGAGAATTGGTACAATTAGACAATGTGGTGAAGTTGGAAGAGCAAAGCAGTCCTCCACAACTCTATCACTATAATCGTTTTAAGGCCGCCACACTCAGTGCAGGACTTGCGCCCGGAAGTACCATCGGCGATGGTGTTGAAGCCATGAACAGAATTGCAGAGAAAGTACTGGATGAAAGTTTTAGTACTGAACTTACCGGTGCCAGCAGGGACTATGCGGAAAGTTCATCCAATGCCCTTTATGCATTTATGCTGGCACTCGTAATTATTTATCTCATCCTTGCCGCACAATTTGAAAGTTTCATTGATCCATTCATCATCATGCTTACCGTACCACTGGCTTTAGGAGGTGCCGTTTTCTCCTTATGGTATTTTAATCTAACCTTGAATATTTTCAGCCAGATAGGCATGATTATGCTCATCGGTTTAGTGACCAAGAATGGAATTATGATTGTGGAATTCGCGAATAAGATCCGTGAATCCGGAAAAAGTAAAATGGAGGCCATCCTTGAAGCTTCTGCTTTACGTCTGCGACCAATTCTGATGACAAGTCTAGCTACAATGTTGGGCGCCCTACCCATTGCATTGGCTTTAGGTGCAGGGGCAAGAAGCAGAATCCCATTGGGCGTGGTGATCATTGGTGGCCTGCTGTTCGCACTGATATTAACCCTTTATGTCATACCGGTAATTTATACATACTTAAGTAGAAAAAAGATGTGTCAAATAGCTAGGAATTATATTTTATGA
- a CDS encoding RecQ family zinc-binding domain-containing protein: MIDKLREIRMAELDEMVAYAETRESRMKFLCRYLGDEEDNLFKNCDNSGVKPLTLMPDLRLESVLRKFYGDMPEEEMVEKAIAKNTLGIKMKGIERIKRKVVDSNLENPFG; the protein is encoded by the coding sequence ATGATTGATAAACTGCGTGAAATCCGGATGGCAGAACTGGATGAAATGGTGGCATACGCGGAGACCAGAGAGTCACGAATGAAATTTCTGTGCAGGTATCTGGGTGATGAGGAAGATAATTTATTTAAAAATTGTGACAACTCCGGTGTTAAACCCTTAACTTTAATGCCGGATTTGCGACTCGAGTCTGTACTCAGAAAATTCTATGGCGATATGCCGGAGGAAGAAATGGTTGAGAAGGCGATAGCAAAAAATACATTAGGTATAAAGATGAAAGGGATTGAAAGAATTAAACGAAAGGTTGTGGATAGTAATCTCGAAAATCCTTTTGGATAA
- a CDS encoding ATP-dependent DNA helicase RecQ has protein sequence MNRKEAEVQLKKIFGFNHFHDEQWTTIKHVLHGDRVLLIERTGFGKSLCYQFPAAVLPGITIIFSPLIALMRDQVQKLNSLGIDARCLNSEQNSLENSKILKEAKEGKIKILYIAPERMDNVAWVKTVKQLNLSMVVVDEAHCISVWGHDFRPAFRRIIELVKTLPVGIPVLATTATATKTVEEDIIQQMGGNAKSIRGKLMRDNLQLQVIQVGCQDDKLIWLAQHLEKLEGSGIIYTGTRKDVTRYTNWLKQNDIPCAGYHAGLSPAERVKIEKGLMNNDWKCVISTNALGMGIDKPDIRFIIHTQIPQSPIHYYQEIGRAGRDGDTGRVILLYHFTDVKLPQMFINFSKPAVNSYMKVIQLLQEKRFTEQELCKKTNIFDAAMRSIKADLIEQGLIAEKQVGQKKYLQIITKGTTHGFPHD, from the coding sequence ATGAACAGGAAAGAGGCAGAAGTGCAATTGAAAAAGATTTTTGGATTTAATCATTTTCATGATGAACAGTGGACCACGATAAAACATGTATTGCATGGTGATCGGGTGTTGCTGATTGAACGAACGGGTTTCGGAAAGTCGCTCTGTTATCAGTTTCCGGCTGCAGTATTACCGGGAATTACGATCATTTTTTCACCGTTGATTGCCTTGATGCGCGATCAGGTGCAGAAATTGAATAGTTTAGGTATTGATGCCCGCTGCCTGAACAGTGAACAGAATTCATTAGAGAATTCAAAAATCCTGAAGGAAGCGAAAGAGGGTAAAATCAAAATATTGTACATCGCTCCCGAGCGTATGGATAATGTGGCCTGGGTGAAGACCGTAAAACAGTTAAACTTATCCATGGTGGTGGTGGATGAAGCACATTGCATTTCTGTTTGGGGTCATGATTTTCGTCCTGCTTTTCGGAGGATTATTGAATTAGTGAAAACATTGCCGGTGGGTATTCCTGTCCTGGCAACGACTGCTACTGCTACGAAGACCGTGGAGGAAGATATTATTCAACAGATGGGTGGCAATGCGAAGTCCATTCGGGGAAAATTGATGCGTGATAATTTGCAGTTGCAGGTGATTCAGGTAGGATGTCAGGATGATAAACTGATCTGGCTGGCTCAACATCTTGAAAAACTGGAAGGATCAGGAATTATTTATACAGGTACGCGAAAAGATGTTACCCGTTATACGAATTGGCTGAAACAAAATGATATTCCCTGTGCCGGATACCATGCCGGTTTATCGCCTGCAGAGAGGGTGAAGATCGAGAAAGGTCTCATGAACAACGATTGGAAATGTGTCATCTCTACTAACGCTCTGGGTATGGGAATTGACAAGCCCGATATTCGTTTTATTATTCACACTCAAATTCCGCAATCTCCGATTCATTATTATCAGGAAATTGGTCGGGCCGGACGAGATGGCGATACCGGAAGAGTGATTTTACTGTATCACTTTACAGATGTTAAGCTTCCGCAGATGTTTATCAATTTCTCTAAACCTGCTGTGAACAGCTATATGAAAGTTATTCAATTGTTGCAGGAGAAGCGATTTACAGAACAAGAACTATGTAAGAAAACAAATATTTTCGATGCAGCAATGCGTTCTATAAAAGCAGATCTTATCGAACAGGGACTCATTGCGGAAAAGCAAGTGGGACAAAAGAAATATTTGCAAATCATTACCAAGGGCACCACCCATGGATTTCCGCATGATTGA
- a CDS encoding dihydrofolate reductase, giving the protein MVGRKVIVYIAVSLDGYIAKPNDDLGFLSIVEEEGQDYGYADFVETVDAVIVGRKTYDKVLSMGVDFPHADKDAYIITRTPRPTIGSVKFYTGNLKSLVDRLKSENGKNIFCDGGAEVVNELLKDNLIDEFIISVIPILVGSGTRLFKDGRPEQNLELVSVKKFDKGLVQLHYKRSTK; this is encoded by the coding sequence ATGGTGGGCAGAAAAGTAATAGTATATATCGCAGTTAGTTTAGATGGCTACATTGCCAAACCAAATGACGATCTTGGTTTTCTTTCAATTGTGGAGGAAGAAGGACAAGACTACGGCTACGCAGACTTCGTTGAAACTGTGGATGCAGTTATAGTTGGGCGTAAAACATATGATAAGGTACTATCCATGGGTGTTGACTTTCCACACGCGGATAAAGACGCCTATATCATTACAAGGACACCAAGGCCAACCATAGGATCAGTAAAATTTTACACCGGTAATCTTAAATCACTTGTTGACCGGCTAAAATCAGAGAATGGGAAAAATATTTTTTGTGACGGTGGTGCCGAAGTAGTCAATGAACTTCTAAAAGATAACCTTATTGACGAGTTTATTATTTCCGTTATTCCAATATTAGTGGGTAGCGGAACACGGCTTTTCAAAGATGGAAGACCGGAACAAAATTTAGAACTTGTTTCGGTAAAAAAGTTTGACAAAGGGTTAGTACAACTTCATTACAAGCGTTCAACTAAGTAA